The proteins below are encoded in one region of Candidatus Hydrogenedens sp.:
- a CDS encoding IMP cyclohydrolase, translated as MYIGRIVSVAQTEDGRLCAMYRVSSRSFPNRQAVLGKNKVTITPLAGHEADLQKNPYISYNCLKSVLDGEVAVLSNGSHTDPIAEKIINGMPTRDAIALTLIALDFEKDDYATPRIVAVIDKAEGSGWLGIVRSDGLEVCRMDLKPGRFFYVATYEENYISSCHGGVFPALTAEEACAFILGGGVFSERTHPITAVSAMATDEGFDIAIQNSPVYAK; from the coding sequence ATGTACATAGGGAGAATCGTGTCTGTTGCTCAAACTGAAGATGGTAGACTGTGTGCTATGTATCGTGTTTCAAGTCGTTCATTTCCAAACCGTCAAGCGGTGTTGGGAAAAAATAAAGTAACTATAACTCCTTTAGCAGGACATGAGGCAGACCTTCAAAAAAATCCATATATTTCTTATAACTGTTTAAAGAGTGTTTTGGATGGGGAAGTTGCAGTTTTAAGTAATGGGAGTCACACAGACCCAATTGCAGAAAAAATAATCAATGGGATGCCGACACGGGACGCTATTGCTTTAACACTCATTGCACTTGATTTTGAAAAAGATGATTATGCTACACCGCGAATTGTAGCGGTTATTGATAAGGCTGAAGGTTCAGGATGGTTGGGTATTGTTCGTTCGGATGGGTTGGAGGTGTGCAGAATGGACTTAAAACCAGGACGATTTTTTTATGTAGCAACGTATGAAGAAAACTATATTAGTTCTTGCCATGGGGGTGTTTTCCCTGCTCTTACTGCGGAAGAGGCATGTGCTTTCATTCTTGGTGGTGGTGTTTTCTCAGAACGTACACATCCGATAACTGCGGTCAGTGCAATGGCAACAGACGAAGGTTTTGATATTGCTATTCAAAATTCTCCTGTTTACGCTAAATGA
- the purB gene encoding adenylosuccinate lyase → MIDYTTYVSPFVERFATKEMIALWSPQKKFSTWRKCWLALAEAEKELGLEISDEQIDELKNHLEDIDFEKARAYEEQTRHDVMAHILTLGDVAPKAKPIIHLGATSCFVTDNTDAILIREALLLIRNKIVAILKRLKSFAIHYKDLPTLGYTHFQPAQLVTVGKRACLWAQDLVLDLRHIEFFLTEMQCRGVKGATGTQASFLVLFNGDHEKVKKLDCLIAEKLGFVSSIPVSGQTYTRKIDTHVLQILAGIGESVHKFATDLRLLQHMKEIEEPFEKSQVGSSAMPYKRNPMRSERACALARFVMGIPIYSGFTTAVQWMERTLDDSAIRRIIIPEAFMATDGMLNLYLNIMENPVVYPQVIAKHVREELPFMATESLLMAGVKKGGDRQVLHEIIRKHAQSAGEWVKNEGQENDLLERLANDPDFPLTKEEIMNCLDEKDFVGRAPQQTEEFVREIIDPIIEKYSKISEISSSVSV, encoded by the coding sequence ATGATTGACTATACCACGTATGTAAGCCCGTTTGTTGAGCGATTTGCCACAAAAGAAATGATAGCCCTGTGGAGTCCTCAGAAAAAATTCTCAACGTGGCGGAAATGTTGGTTGGCTCTCGCTGAAGCTGAAAAAGAATTAGGATTAGAAATCTCTGATGAACAAATTGACGAGTTGAAAAATCATTTAGAGGACATTGACTTTGAAAAAGCGAGAGCTTATGAGGAACAAACACGACATGATGTTATGGCACATATATTAACTTTAGGGGATGTTGCCCCAAAAGCAAAACCGATTATTCATTTGGGGGCAACAAGCTGTTTTGTTACAGACAACACCGATGCAATCCTTATTCGAGAGGCGCTCTTACTGATACGGAATAAAATTGTTGCGATTTTAAAACGTTTAAAGAGTTTTGCAATCCACTATAAAGATTTACCGACATTAGGTTATACTCACTTTCAGCCAGCACAGCTGGTCACCGTTGGGAAACGGGCATGTCTGTGGGCGCAAGACCTTGTTTTAGATTTAAGGCACATTGAGTTTTTCCTAACTGAAATGCAATGCAGAGGTGTAAAAGGAGCAACAGGGACACAAGCATCATTTTTAGTTCTTTTTAATGGTGACCATGAAAAGGTAAAAAAATTAGATTGTCTTATTGCTGAAAAATTAGGATTTGTATCTTCGATACCTGTATCAGGACAAACATATACACGAAAAATAGATACTCACGTATTGCAAATCTTAGCAGGGATAGGGGAATCTGTTCACAAGTTTGCGACGGACTTGCGTTTACTCCAACACATGAAAGAAATAGAGGAACCCTTTGAAAAATCACAGGTGGGTAGTTCTGCAATGCCTTATAAACGTAACCCTATGCGTTCAGAGCGGGCATGTGCTCTGGCTCGCTTTGTTATGGGTATCCCTATATATAGTGGGTTTACAACCGCTGTGCAATGGATGGAACGCACTTTAGACGATTCTGCGATACGACGGATTATCATTCCAGAAGCATTCATGGCAACCGACGGAATGCTTAATCTGTATCTAAATATTATGGAAAATCCTGTCGTGTATCCGCAGGTGATAGCTAAGCATGTCCGCGAAGAATTGCCTTTTATGGCAACGGAATCATTATTAATGGCAGGAGTGAAAAAAGGTGGAGACCGTCAAGTACTACATGAAATTATTCGGAAACATGCACAATCTGCTGGGGAATGGGTTAAAAATGAAGGGCAAGAAAATGATTTGTTAGAACGGTTGGCTAATGACCCAGATTTCCCACTTACTAAAGAAGAAATTATGAACTGCCTTGATGAAAAAGATTTTGTAGGAAGGGCACCACAACAAACCGAAGAATTTGTTAGGGAAATTATTGACCCGATAATTGAGAAATACTCCAAAATATCGGAGATATCTTCATCTGTTTCGGTATAA